A region from the Malus domestica chromosome 07, GDT2T_hap1 genome encodes:
- the LOC114825756 gene encoding protein HIGH CHLOROPHYLL FLUORESCENCE PHENOTYPE 173, chloroplastic-like: MAQLRAGKSSKSKLTIVKFKTPESVDGWEVHQGTYFRMWLLLSMMEEWMPSSNSLSPEMLFSPDMFSPEEGIELSKKLSLPLGRTLDWYAIFAFSNGSTN; this comes from the exons ATGGCGCAATTACGAGCAGGAAAGAGTAGCAAGAGCAAACTTACAATTGTAAAGTTCAAGACTCCGGAGTCAGTGGATGGATGGGAAGTTCATCAGGGGACTTACTTCAGGATGTGGTTGCTTCTAAGTATGATGGAGGAATGGATGCCAAGTTCGAATTCACTTTCACCGGAGATGCTGTTTTCTCCG GATATGTTTTCACCAGAGGAAGGTATTGAACTGTCAAAAAAGCTTTCACTTCCTTTGGGTCGGACCCTTGACTGGTATGCCATATTTGCATTCTCAAATGGATCTACTAACTAA
- the LOC103415610 gene encoding peptidyl-prolyl cis-trans isomerase FKBP42-like, producing MTGLALGVSSMKSGERALLHVGWELGYGKEESFSFPNVPPLADISYEVELIGFVETKEGKARSDMTVEERIGAAADRRKMDGNALFKEEKLEEAMQQYEMAIAYMGDDFM from the exons atgaCTGGCTTGGCTCTTGGGGTGTCCAGCATGAAGTCTGGAGAGCGGGCCCTATTACATGTAGGCTGGGAGTTAGGGTATGGGAAAGAAGAGagcttttcttttccaaatgtTCCACCATTGGCAGATATATCATATGAAGTTGAGCTTATTGGATTTGTTGAAACCAAAGAA GGGAAAGCTCGTAGTGACATGACTGTGGAGGAAAGGATTGGAGCAGCAGCAGATAGAAGAAAGATGGATGGAAATGCTTTATTTAAAGAGGAAAAACTAGAGGAGGCAATGCAACAGTATGAAATG GCTATAGCATATATGGGTGACGACTTCATG
- the LOC103438407 gene encoding putative disease resistance protein RGA3: MAEGVLFNIAEGIIGRLGSLAFQEIGLIWGVQDEFQKLKETVAGFQAVLLDAEQKQANNEVKLWLECVEDAVYEADDVLDEFNTEVQRRRNTKVLKKVRLFFSSSNQLVFGLKMGHKIKDINKRLTEVASRRTSLPLEVNREDTPFIMRERVTHSFIPKENIIIGRDEDKKAIIQLLLDPISTENVSTISIVGFGGLGKTALAQLIFNDEEIQNHFELKIWTCVSNVFELDKVVKKILQSEHNGIEQLQNDLRKKVDGKKYLLVLDDVWNEDQEKWLSLKYLLMCGGKGSRILITTRSETVATISDTAKPYTLRGLNKEQSWYLFKKMAFKDGKEPTNSTIKTVGTEVARKCQGVPLAIRTIGGMLHTKLHEIEWLNFKEKKLSKISQKENDILPTLKLSYDVLPSHLKHCFAYCSLFPPDYKISVQRLIRLWVAQGFIKSSDENECLEDVAFGYYRELLCRSFFQEEEEDESGRIESCKMHDLMNELAILVSGVGSAVVDLNQKNFHEKLHHVSFNFKVDPLEWEVPTSLLNAKRIRTFLLPCQEYSIDKDGSLCNSFCATIVSNFKSLRMLSLNRLGIITLPNCLKKVKHLRYLDLCDNPMERLPDWIVGLSNLETLDLTGCSKLVELPRNIKKMINLRHLILEGCWKLTRMPRGLGELTGLRTLNNFVLSENNSMLRDSASLGELGRLKELRGQLFISNLRHEKDVMSESNGGALLKEKQHLHSLGLFWKKGDDVNAVDEEDIIMSMEALQPHSNLKQLFVSDYGGVRFASWFSSLINIVHLTLVSCERCQHLPPLDNLPSLKILVLSRLKKLEYISANESSNSKSDEMMRMSFFPSLEYLCLESCPVLKGWWRAHTHDSASSFPCLSELTIMSCPNLTSMPLYPNVVAILLDQTSSKVVPSLVRGASDITHDVGIDVSVSSSSPHLSKLTHLTLYRIEDLECISSEGMGNLISLQSFSIQHCPNLASLPEGIASLTALQSLTIEDCPNLAALPEGIVGLTALQSLTIEDCPNLAALPEGIAGLTSLQRLTIKDCPNLASLPEGIR, from the exons ATGGCGGAAGGAGTTCTTTTCAACATTGCAGAAGGGATCATCGGAAGGCTAGGCTCCCTTGCTTTCCAAGAGATTGGATTGATTTGGGGTGTCCAAGATGAGTTCCAAAAGCTCAAGGAGACAGTTGCCGGATTCCAAGCTGTTCTTCTTGACGCTGAGCAAAAGCAAGCCAACAATGAAGTCAAACTGTGGCTGGAATGCGTAGAAGATGCAGTTTATGAAGCCGATGACGTGTTGGATGAGTTTAATACTGAAGTTCAGCGGAGACGTAATACTAAGGTGTTAAAAAAG GTGCGTCTTTTCTTTTCTAGCTCAAATCAACTTGTTTTTGGGCTAAAGATGGGTCATAAGATAAAAGATATTAACAAGAGGCTTACTGAGGTTGCATCTCGTAGAACCTCTCTACCCTTAGAAGTAAATCGTGAAGATACACCATTTATAATGAGAGAGAGGGTCACTCACTCATTTATCCCTaaggaaaatattattatagGGAGAGATGAAGATAAAAAGGCAATAATCCAACTTTTGTTGGATCCCATCTCAACTGAGAATGTGTCAACCATTTCCATAGTTGGATTTGGAGGATTGGGGAAAACTGCACTTGCCCAACTGATATTCAACGATGAGGAGATTCAAAATCATTTTGAGTTGAAAATATGGACATGTGTCTCTAACGTATTTGAGTTGGATAAAGTTGTAAAGAAAATCCTTCAATCCGAACATAATGGGATAGAGCAGTTGCAAAATGATCTTAGAAAAAAAGTAGATGGGAAGAAGTACCTACTTGTGTTGGATGATGTGTGGAATGAGGATCAGGAGAAATGGCTTAGCTTGAAGTACTTGTTAATGTGTGGTGGAAAAGGTAGTAGAATACTAATTACCACTCGCAGTGAAACCGTTGCGACAATATCAGACACAGCTAAACCATACACCTTAAGGGGTTTGAATAAAGAGCAAAGTTGGTATTTATTTAAGAAAATGGCTTTTAAAGATGGAAAAGAGCCAACAAATTCAACAATTAAGACAGTTGGGACGGAGGTTGCAAGAAAATGTCAGGGAGTTCCACTTGCTATTCGGACGATAGGTGGGATGTTGCACACCAAACTTCACGAAATAGAATGGTTGaatttcaaagaaaagaaactttCAAAAATAAGCCAGAAAGAAAATGATATTTTACCAACACTTAAACTAAGTTATGATGTGCTCCCATCACATTTGAAACATTGTTTTGCTTATTGTAGCTTGTTCCCACCTGATTATAAGATCTCTGTACAGAGATTGATTAGACTTTGGGTGGCGCAAGGGTTCATTAAGTCATCTGATGAAAACGAGTGTTTGGAGGATGTTGCGTTTGGATATTACAGGGAATTGTTGTGTAGATCGTTttttcaagaagaagaagaagacgagtcTGGTAGAATAGAAAGTTGTAAAATGCACGATCTCATGAATGAACTTGCAATCTTAGTGTCGGGGGTTGGAAGCGCCGTAGTTGATCTTAACCAAAAGAATTTTCATGAAAAGCTTCATCATGTGTCTTTCAATTTTAAGGTTGATCCGTTGGAATGGGAAGTTCCAACTTCTTTGCTAAATGCAAAAAGGATACgaacttttcttcttccttgccaAGAGTATTCGATTGATAAAGATGGGTCATTATGTAATTCATTTTGTGCTACAATTGTTTCAAATTTCAAGTCATTGCGTATGTTGAGTCTCAACAGATTAGGAATTATAACATTACCTAATTGTCTTAAAAAAGTGAAACATTTGAGGTATCTTGATCTTTGTGATAATCCCATGGAGAGACTTCCGGATTGGATAGTTGGACTTTCGAATTTGGAAACACTAGATCTCACAGGCTGTAGTAAACTTGTGGAATTGCCtagaaacattaaaaaaatgatcAACTTAAGGCATCTCATCTTGGAAGGCTGTTGGAAGTTGACTCGAATGCCACGTGGATTGGGTGAGCTGACTGGTCTTCGTACATTGAATAATTTTGTTTTGAGCGAAAACAATTCCATGTTGAGAGACAGTGCTAGTCTTGGTGAACTGGGGAGGCTTAAGGAATTAAGGGGACAATTATTTATTTCCAATTTGAGGCACGAGAAAGATGTGATGTCGGAGTCAAATGGTGGTGCATTACTGAAGGAGAAACAGCATCTCCATTCGTTGGGTTTATTCTGGAAAAAGGGAGACGATGTGAACGCGGTTGATGAGGAGGATATTATAATGTCAATGGAAGCATTGCAACCCCATTCTAATCTAAAACAGTTGTTCGTGTCTGATTATGGTGGTGTGAGGTTTGCGAGTTGgttttcttctctcattaataTTGTTCATCTCACATTGGTTTCCTGTGAGAGATGCCAACATCTTCCACCCTTGGATAATTTGCCTTCCCTTAAGATTCTTGTACTTTCAAGGTTGAAGAAGTTGGAGTACATATCAGCGAATGAGAGCAGTAATAGTAAGAGTGATGAGATGATGAGGATGTCATTCTTTCCCTCCCTGGAGTACCTCTGCTTAGAAAGCTGCCCTGTTCTGAAGGGATGGTGGAGGGCGCACACTCATGACAGTGCTTCTTCTTTTCCCTGTCTTTCTGAATTGACTATCATGTCTTGTCCTAATCTAACTTCCATGCCCCTGTATCCGAATGTGGTTGCAATACTTCTCGATCAAACCAGCTCGAAGGTTGTTCCCTCCCTTGTTAGAGGAGCATCTGATATTACACATGATGTTGGTATTGATGTTTCtgtctcttcttcttcccctcaTCTCTCCAAATTAACACATCTGACACTTTATCGAATTGAGGATTTGGAATGTATATCGTCGGAAGGGATGGGGAACCTCATATCACTCCAATCGTTTTCCATTCAACATTGCCCAAATTTGGCATCACTGCCAGAAGGGATCGCCAGCCTCACAGCACTCCAATCGCTTACGATTGAAGATTGCCCAAACTTGGCAGCATTACCAGAAGGGATCGTCGGCCTCACAGCACTCCAATCGCTTACGATTGAAGATTGCCCAAACTTGGCAGCACTACCAGAAGGGATCGCCGGCCTCACATCACTCCAAAGGCTTACGATTAAAGATTGCCCAAATTTGGCATCACTGCCTGAAGGGATTCGTTGA